One Neodiprion pinetum isolate iyNeoPine1 chromosome 1, iyNeoPine1.2, whole genome shotgun sequence genomic window carries:
- the LOC124216206 gene encoding odorant receptor 13a-like isoform X4, producing MISFLITTLFADAYTRNDDLLVVTDDGCIIAGLSVILIKLLSFQLNPDKVERMIDFVDKNIRALHEEGNPEHLKIWKYYVLRERVTIYSFGTIGMFLVFALMFLTTTEPGELPIRSRYPFDVGKSPVHELMFLYQGCVLTVSMLSILSMDNIVLTFCSQIFCRLEILKKNFVKSLEDENQKAANNDGKTPPVDFRENLLKCIKRHQEIIEFVQSLDNFFSPLMLAQLMASNVLICLTGFQAILVVGQASGFFKFTIYLSGAFSQLFFWCWFGNEMMHQSTSVAEALWLSPWELEKLTSISSLITIPLMRAKKPLKLTAGKFYVMSMEVFISVGSQWLLFLLHAAEQDERIRKLDRRKLGSWRVTWNSQYILITITLASSTLPVVVGSPLDFVKLKEPL from the exons ATGATCAGTTTTCTTATCACCACTCTATTCGCCGACGCGTATACTCGCAACGACGATCTTCTCGTCGTGACTGATGACGGTTGCATAATCGCCGGGTTATCAGTGATTCTGATCAAGCTACTCAGCTTTCAACTGAACCCCGACAAAGTGGAAAGAATGATAGATTTCgtcgataaaaatatcagAGCTCTCCACGAGGAGGGAA acCCGGAGCACCTCAAAATCTGGAAGTATTACGTCCTGAGGGAAAGAGTGACGATATACAGTTTCGGGACGATAGGGATGTTTCTGGTGTTCGCGTTGATGTTTTTGACCACCACGGAACCGGGGGAATTGCCGATAAGATCGCGGTATCCTTTTGACGTTGGAAAGTCGCCGGTTCACGAGCTGATGTTTCTGTACCAAGGATGTGTGCTGACCGTATCAATGCTCTCGATTCTATCGATGGATAACATAGTGTTGACTTTTTGCAGCCAGATCTTTTGCCGTTTggaaatattgaagaaaaatttcgtcaagTCTCTCGAAGACGAAAACCAGAAGGCAGCCAATAACGATGGAAAAACACCGCCAGTTGACTTCAGAGAAAATTTACTAAAGTGCATAAAACGTCATCAAGAGATCATCGAGTTTGTCCAGAGTTTGGACAATTTCTTTAGCCCCTTGATGCTGGCTCAATTAATGGCGAGCAACGTTCTGATATGTCTTACCGGATTTCAGGCGATTCTG GTCGTCGGACAAGCTTCCGGTTTCTTCAAGTTCACCATCTATCTGAGCGGGGCGTTTTCCCAGCTGTTTTTTTGGTGCTGGTTCGGAAACGAAATGATGCATCAG AGCACTTCTGTCGCGGAAGCTCTCTGGCTGAGCCCTTGGGAGCTTGAGAAATTGACGTCAATCAGCTCGCTGATAACAATTCCTCTGATGCGAGCGAAGAAACCGTTAAAATTGACCGCCGGCAAGTTCTACGTGATGTCAATGGAGGTTTTTATATCGGTAG GTTCTCAGTGGCTCTTATTCCTTCTTCACGCTGCTGAACAAGATGAACGAATCCGCAAACTAGATCGACGAAAGCTTGGTAGTTGGCGGGTGACGTGGAATTCGCAGTATATTCTTATAACCATTACACTAGCTAGCTCAACACTCCCTGTAGTTGTCGGTTCGCCATTAGACTTTGTAAAATTGAAGGAACCGCTATAA
- the LOC124216206 gene encoding odorant receptor 13a-like isoform X1: MQQRSDHHPLLKGYVTVLRSLGLWTIPAKSWPVLSYPYLLYKIFVLLMISFLITTLFADAYTRNDDLLVVTDDGCIIAGLSVILIKLLSFQLNPDKVERMIDFVDKNIRALHEEGNPEHLKIWKYYVLRERVTIYSFGTIGMFLVFALMFLTTTEPGELPIRSRYPFDVGKSPVHELMFLYQGCVLTVSMLSILSMDNIVLTFCSQIFCRLEILKKNFVKSLEDENQKAANNDGKTPPVDFRENLLKCIKRHQEIIEFVQSLDNFFSPLMLAQLMASNVLICLTGFQAILVVGQASGFFKFTIYLSGAFSQLFFWCWFGNEMMHQSTSVAEALWLSPWELEKLTSISSLITIPLMRAKKPLKLTAGKFYVMSMEVFISVGSQWLLFLLHAAEQDERIRKLDRRKLGSWRVTWNSQYILITITLASSTLPVVVGSPLDFVKLKEPL, encoded by the exons ATGCAGCAGCGATCGGATCATCATCCTCTTCTCAAAGGCTACGTGACCGTCctgag gtctCTTGGCCTGTGGACGATTCCTGCAAAGTCTTGGCCTGTACTGTCGTACCCTTATTTGTTGTACAAGATATTCGTCCTACTAATGATCAGTTTTCTTATCACCACTCTATTCGCCGACGCGTATACTCGCAACGACGATCTTCTCGTCGTGACTGATGACGGTTGCATAATCGCCGGGTTATCAGTGATTCTGATCAAGCTACTCAGCTTTCAACTGAACCCCGACAAAGTGGAAAGAATGATAGATTTCgtcgataaaaatatcagAGCTCTCCACGAGGAGGGAA acCCGGAGCACCTCAAAATCTGGAAGTATTACGTCCTGAGGGAAAGAGTGACGATATACAGTTTCGGGACGATAGGGATGTTTCTGGTGTTCGCGTTGATGTTTTTGACCACCACGGAACCGGGGGAATTGCCGATAAGATCGCGGTATCCTTTTGACGTTGGAAAGTCGCCGGTTCACGAGCTGATGTTTCTGTACCAAGGATGTGTGCTGACCGTATCAATGCTCTCGATTCTATCGATGGATAACATAGTGTTGACTTTTTGCAGCCAGATCTTTTGCCGTTTggaaatattgaagaaaaatttcgtcaagTCTCTCGAAGACGAAAACCAGAAGGCAGCCAATAACGATGGAAAAACACCGCCAGTTGACTTCAGAGAAAATTTACTAAAGTGCATAAAACGTCATCAAGAGATCATCGAGTTTGTCCAGAGTTTGGACAATTTCTTTAGCCCCTTGATGCTGGCTCAATTAATGGCGAGCAACGTTCTGATATGTCTTACCGGATTTCAGGCGATTCTG GTCGTCGGACAAGCTTCCGGTTTCTTCAAGTTCACCATCTATCTGAGCGGGGCGTTTTCCCAGCTGTTTTTTTGGTGCTGGTTCGGAAACGAAATGATGCATCAG AGCACTTCTGTCGCGGAAGCTCTCTGGCTGAGCCCTTGGGAGCTTGAGAAATTGACGTCAATCAGCTCGCTGATAACAATTCCTCTGATGCGAGCGAAGAAACCGTTAAAATTGACCGCCGGCAAGTTCTACGTGATGTCAATGGAGGTTTTTATATCGGTAG GTTCTCAGTGGCTCTTATTCCTTCTTCACGCTGCTGAACAAGATGAACGAATCCGCAAACTAGATCGACGAAAGCTTGGTAGTTGGCGGGTGACGTGGAATTCGCAGTATATTCTTATAACCATTACACTAGCTAGCTCAACACTCCCTGTAGTTGTCGGTTCGCCATTAGACTTTGTAAAATTGAAGGAACCGCTATAA
- the LOC124216206 gene encoding odorant receptor 47b-like isoform X2 — protein MQQRSDHHPLLKGYVTVLRSLGLWTIPAKSWPVLSYPYLLYKIFVLLMISFLITTLFADAYTRNDDLLVVTDDGCIIAGLSVILIKLLSFQLNPDKVERMIDFVDKNIRALHEEGNPEHLKIWKYYVLRERVTIYSFGTIGMFLVFALMFLTTTEPGELPIRSRQIFCRLEILKKNFVKSLEDENQKAANNDGKTPPVDFRENLLKCIKRHQEIIEFVQSLDNFFSPLMLAQLMASNVLICLTGFQAILVVGQASGFFKFTIYLSGAFSQLFFWCWFGNEMMHQSTSVAEALWLSPWELEKLTSISSLITIPLMRAKKPLKLTAGKFYVMSMEVFISVGSQWLLFLLHAAEQDERIRKLDRRKLGSWRVTWNSQYILITITLASSTLPVVVGSPLDFVKLKEPL, from the exons ATGCAGCAGCGATCGGATCATCATCCTCTTCTCAAAGGCTACGTGACCGTCctgag gtctCTTGGCCTGTGGACGATTCCTGCAAAGTCTTGGCCTGTACTGTCGTACCCTTATTTGTTGTACAAGATATTCGTCCTACTAATGATCAGTTTTCTTATCACCACTCTATTCGCCGACGCGTATACTCGCAACGACGATCTTCTCGTCGTGACTGATGACGGTTGCATAATCGCCGGGTTATCAGTGATTCTGATCAAGCTACTCAGCTTTCAACTGAACCCCGACAAAGTGGAAAGAATGATAGATTTCgtcgataaaaatatcagAGCTCTCCACGAGGAGGGAA acCCGGAGCACCTCAAAATCTGGAAGTATTACGTCCTGAGGGAAAGAGTGACGATATACAGTTTCGGGACGATAGGGATGTTTCTGGTGTTCGCGTTGATGTTTTTGACCACCACGGAACCGGGGGAATTGCCGATAAGATCGCG CCAGATCTTTTGCCGTTTggaaatattgaagaaaaatttcgtcaagTCTCTCGAAGACGAAAACCAGAAGGCAGCCAATAACGATGGAAAAACACCGCCAGTTGACTTCAGAGAAAATTTACTAAAGTGCATAAAACGTCATCAAGAGATCATCGAGTTTGTCCAGAGTTTGGACAATTTCTTTAGCCCCTTGATGCTGGCTCAATTAATGGCGAGCAACGTTCTGATATGTCTTACCGGATTTCAGGCGATTCTG GTCGTCGGACAAGCTTCCGGTTTCTTCAAGTTCACCATCTATCTGAGCGGGGCGTTTTCCCAGCTGTTTTTTTGGTGCTGGTTCGGAAACGAAATGATGCATCAG AGCACTTCTGTCGCGGAAGCTCTCTGGCTGAGCCCTTGGGAGCTTGAGAAATTGACGTCAATCAGCTCGCTGATAACAATTCCTCTGATGCGAGCGAAGAAACCGTTAAAATTGACCGCCGGCAAGTTCTACGTGATGTCAATGGAGGTTTTTATATCGGTAG GTTCTCAGTGGCTCTTATTCCTTCTTCACGCTGCTGAACAAGATGAACGAATCCGCAAACTAGATCGACGAAAGCTTGGTAGTTGGCGGGTGACGTGGAATTCGCAGTATATTCTTATAACCATTACACTAGCTAGCTCAACACTCCCTGTAGTTGTCGGTTCGCCATTAGACTTTGTAAAATTGAAGGAACCGCTATAA
- the LOC124216206 gene encoding odorant receptor 13a-like isoform X3 has translation MQQRSDHHPLLKGYVTVLRSLGLWTIPAKSWPVLSYPYLLYKIFVLLMISFLITTLFADAYTRNDDLLVVTDDGCIIAGLSVILIKLLSFQLNPDKVERMIDFVDKNIRALHEEGNPEHLKIWKYYVLRERVTIYSFGTIGMFLVFALMFLTTTEPGELPIRSRYPFDVGKSPVHELMFLYQGCVLTVSMLSILSMDNIVLTFCSQIFCRLEILKKNFVKSLEDENQKAANNDGKTPPVDFRENLLKCIKRHQEIIEFVQSLDNFFSPLMLAQLMASNVLICLTGFQAILVVGQASGFFKFTIYLSGAFSQLFFWCWFGNEMMHQSTSVAEALWLSPWELEKLTSISSLITIPLMRAKKPLKLTAGKFYVMSMEVFISVLSGSYSFFTLLNKMNESAN, from the exons ATGCAGCAGCGATCGGATCATCATCCTCTTCTCAAAGGCTACGTGACCGTCctgag gtctCTTGGCCTGTGGACGATTCCTGCAAAGTCTTGGCCTGTACTGTCGTACCCTTATTTGTTGTACAAGATATTCGTCCTACTAATGATCAGTTTTCTTATCACCACTCTATTCGCCGACGCGTATACTCGCAACGACGATCTTCTCGTCGTGACTGATGACGGTTGCATAATCGCCGGGTTATCAGTGATTCTGATCAAGCTACTCAGCTTTCAACTGAACCCCGACAAAGTGGAAAGAATGATAGATTTCgtcgataaaaatatcagAGCTCTCCACGAGGAGGGAA acCCGGAGCACCTCAAAATCTGGAAGTATTACGTCCTGAGGGAAAGAGTGACGATATACAGTTTCGGGACGATAGGGATGTTTCTGGTGTTCGCGTTGATGTTTTTGACCACCACGGAACCGGGGGAATTGCCGATAAGATCGCGGTATCCTTTTGACGTTGGAAAGTCGCCGGTTCACGAGCTGATGTTTCTGTACCAAGGATGTGTGCTGACCGTATCAATGCTCTCGATTCTATCGATGGATAACATAGTGTTGACTTTTTGCAGCCAGATCTTTTGCCGTTTggaaatattgaagaaaaatttcgtcaagTCTCTCGAAGACGAAAACCAGAAGGCAGCCAATAACGATGGAAAAACACCGCCAGTTGACTTCAGAGAAAATTTACTAAAGTGCATAAAACGTCATCAAGAGATCATCGAGTTTGTCCAGAGTTTGGACAATTTCTTTAGCCCCTTGATGCTGGCTCAATTAATGGCGAGCAACGTTCTGATATGTCTTACCGGATTTCAGGCGATTCTG GTCGTCGGACAAGCTTCCGGTTTCTTCAAGTTCACCATCTATCTGAGCGGGGCGTTTTCCCAGCTGTTTTTTTGGTGCTGGTTCGGAAACGAAATGATGCATCAG AGCACTTCTGTCGCGGAAGCTCTCTGGCTGAGCCCTTGGGAGCTTGAGAAATTGACGTCAATCAGCTCGCTGATAACAATTCCTCTGATGCGAGCGAAGAAACCGTTAAAATTGACCGCCGGCAAGTTCTACGTGATGTCAATGGAGGTTTTTATATCG GTTCTCAGTGGCTCTTATTCCTTCTTCACGCTGCTGAACAAGATGAACGAATCCGCAAACTAG